One Paenibacillus sp. JQZ6Y-1 genomic region harbors:
- the purE gene encoding 5-(carboxyamino)imidazole ribonucleotide mutase: MTVQIAVVMGSKSDWETMQHACQVLDELNIPYEKQVVSAHRTPDLMFRFAEEAQDRGIKVIIAGAGGAAHLPGMIASKTLLPVIGVPVKSAALNGLDSLLSIVQMPGGIPVATVAIGKAGATNAGLLAAQILGAFDREVLDRVNERRERIKQEVLESSATLGEDSL, encoded by the coding sequence TTGTGATGGGAAGCAAGTCAGATTGGGAAACGATGCAGCATGCCTGTCAGGTGCTGGATGAACTGAATATTCCTTATGAAAAGCAGGTCGTATCCGCGCATCGTACGCCGGATCTGATGTTTCGGTTTGCTGAGGAAGCGCAGGATCGCGGGATCAAGGTCATTATTGCGGGAGCAGGTGGCGCAGCGCATCTGCCGGGTATGATCGCCTCCAAGACACTGCTGCCAGTAATCGGCGTGCCTGTTAAGTCGGCAGCGCTGAACGGGCTGGATTCGCTGTTGTCTATCGTACAGATGCCGGGTGGTATTCCGGTTGCGACGGTAGCCATCGGCAAAGCAGGGGCGACAAACGCTGGTTTGCTGGCGGCGCAGATTCTCGGTGCATTTGATCGGGAGGTACTGGATCGGGTCAACGAACGACGTGAGCGCATCAAGCAGGAAGTGCTGGAATCGAGCGCCACACTAGGCGAGGACAGCTTATGA
- the purK gene encoding 5-(carboxyamino)imidazole ribonucleotide synthase — translation MSTTAGKRDGRLIPPGSMIGILGGGQLGRMMVLQGAPLGYRFVTLDPADNAPCGQVSKQIVAHYDDTEAASRLAAVADVITYEFENVDAGVAALLEEQSYVPQGSKLLYTTQHRLREKRAIEAAGATVAPYAQVNSAEETLEAVRRFGTPCVMKTATGGYDGKGQFVIRSEEQAATAFAELSPAGTELVVEQFIDFQCELSVIAARSSNGEVQTFPVAENIHVDNILHLSIVPARVPDEVQEKARQMAVDIAESLDAVGLLAVELFCTKNGELYVNELAPRPHNSGHYTMEACATSQFEQHVRAICGLPLGSTELRTPVVMVNILGEHVPEVIERMLSVDAAAEQWNVIPKYHLYGKEEAKHKRKMGHINVLCHNREDALNWIEQTNIWRNK, via the coding sequence ATGAGTACAACAGCAGGCAAACGGGACGGACGCCTCATTCCGCCGGGTTCAATGATCGGTATTCTCGGCGGCGGGCAGTTGGGACGGATGATGGTGCTACAGGGCGCGCCGCTAGGCTATCGCTTCGTCACCCTTGATCCGGCGGACAACGCGCCTTGCGGACAGGTGAGCAAGCAGATTGTCGCTCATTATGATGATACGGAAGCGGCGAGTCGATTGGCGGCAGTAGCGGATGTGATCACATACGAGTTTGAAAATGTCGATGCAGGAGTGGCGGCATTACTGGAAGAGCAGTCGTATGTACCGCAGGGTAGCAAGCTGCTCTACACAACCCAGCATCGTTTACGGGAAAAGCGTGCCATTGAAGCTGCTGGAGCAACCGTTGCACCCTATGCACAGGTGAATAGTGCAGAGGAAACGCTGGAAGCGGTACGTCGCTTCGGTACACCTTGCGTGATGAAGACGGCAACAGGCGGATACGATGGGAAAGGGCAATTTGTGATTCGCAGTGAGGAGCAGGCAGCGACTGCTTTTGCCGAATTGAGCCCGGCAGGCACAGAGCTAGTGGTCGAGCAATTTATCGACTTTCAATGCGAGTTGTCGGTCATTGCGGCACGCAGCTCTAACGGCGAAGTACAGACATTCCCTGTAGCGGAAAATATCCATGTTGATAACATCCTGCATCTGTCGATCGTACCAGCGCGTGTGCCGGATGAGGTACAGGAAAAGGCGCGTCAGATGGCAGTAGATATTGCGGAATCGCTGGATGCCGTTGGGCTGCTGGCGGTGGAGCTATTTTGCACGAAGAATGGCGAGCTGTATGTGAACGAGCTGGCGCCGCGCCCGCATAATTCGGGGCATTATACGATGGAAGCATGTGCAACCTCGCAGTTTGAACAGCATGTGCGTGCCATCTGTGGCTTGCCGCTGGGCAGTACGGAACTGCGCACACCAGTCGTGATGGTCAACATTCTCGGTGAGCATGTGCCAGAAGTTATAGAGCGGATGTTATCAGTCGATGCAGCGGCAGAACAGTGGAACGTGATCCCGAAGTACCATTTATATGGGAAAGAAGAAGCCAAGCATAAGCGCAAGATGGGACATATCAATGTGCTGTGTCATAATAGAGAAGACGCTCTGAACTGGATAGAGCAAACCAACATATGGAGGAATAAATAA